The Hordeum vulgare subsp. vulgare chromosome 4H, MorexV3_pseudomolecules_assembly, whole genome shotgun sequence genomic interval AGGAAGGAGAGCAGGAAGGAGAGGGGAACGGGAGAGGTTCTGGCCTGGAGCGGCTTCTGGCGGCGCGGGGTCACCGATTCCGACCTCCGGCGAGGGCACGAGGCGGCGGGGCTGCGGGGCTCATGCATGAATGTTCAGAACGACGCACATGAGGGAGCTCGAGGTGGGCTCGCTTGCTGCAGAAGGAGACGTCCCTGCGCGCTACACCGGTGCAGAGCAGCGGGCTCGCGCGGGCGGACGCGACCAGACGCGCAGGGGAAGGGGGAGCTCTTAGCGCAGCTGGTTCCCTGGAGAGAGAGGGATTAGGGAga includes:
- the LOC123447259 gene encoding uncharacterized protein LOC123447259, with protein sequence MRPSLARSTMLEPPPSPTSGELCLSAPGLLRARHGRFEIDPQPRVRGAPPAAVPSQAWSRSSSIRRPWKPRRREPAALRAPPSPARLVASARASPLLCTGVARRDVSFCSKRAHLELPHVRRSEHSCMSPAAPPPRALAGGRNR